In the Salvia miltiorrhiza cultivar Shanhuang (shh) chromosome 8, IMPLAD_Smil_shh, whole genome shotgun sequence genome, agtacaaaatttATACTACAAAATAGTATTTTCATTATTCTAGCAaaaagttaacatttaattgacgaatataattgagattaatatactccctttgtcccacaTCAAATgacccaatttttattttgggttgtcccatttcAAATGAACCAAaccaaatttagaaataaaattgggcatttaacactatttttttgtTGTCCCACCACCACTTCACACCTttatcatactccctccgtccatgattcagtgccccatttgggtgtgggcacggagTCTAAgaaaagctgaaaaatgtgatgtggaTAAAGTATAAGGGTAGTGATTAAGAGGTTAGATGACTTTTACTAATTTTGTGTTAAAAGAgtgtttttaatttatgaatttatttttagcaCCATTTGggtttatttttgtaatttaaaattttcagtttattaaaattcatttttcaggttattaaattttattttttattccaaaAAGTTTCTgccatttatttttgtttatttttttaattgagatACATTTGTTGCCTTATTTCAATTAATGGAAAAAGCATACACAACTTCACAATAAAAGCTGGAGTACAAAAATGGAGGCAAAATGAATTTTATTCCAAAAAAGCTGACAGTACAGTGTTTGGTGGAATAGATGGCAGCGAAAATGCTCCCTCCAAAAGTTTGGAGGGGAAAAGGTACACTTCACTAAGCGGGGCAGCCTATAAATACACCCATAAATTCGCACCAGCATTCAATTCTATCAAAAAAAAGGGTCATACATAGAGCTAGAATcgaggatgatgaaagaaataagCTAGCACAGTGGCTTCTTGAGCATAGCCTTTGAGGGAAGCTAGAATTTGGTGCCAAAAAAGAGGCAGCTCTTCTCTTCAAAGTGGATTTGAAGGCAATTTGGAGGATTTGGAGCCAAGTGTCAAAGCAAAAAGCTTGTGGTGTACCTGTACAAGTAAAATCCATTAGAAAAGGTTGTTCATACAAAAATAAGATGCTTGTAGATGTTGAAAAAATCAAGAATCTTTCTGTGCTTCAAAGGTCATCAATGACAGTCATGTCTACAAACCTAGGTGTGTCTAAATCTTTGATTCACAAGTGGGTGAAGGAGAAAAAGCTTAAACCACACACAAATGCAATAAAACCCTTTCTTACCCCACAGAATAGGCTGTCAAGACTGAAGTGGAGCTTAAATAAGCTTAGTTCAATAACTGAAGATGGTTTTATAAAGTTTCAAAGTATGTACAACACCATTCACATCGATGAGAAATGGTTTTACCGTACCAAAACCAATGATAGGTATTACATCCTGCCGAATGAAGAGGAACCATATCGTACATGCAAATCAAAGAGGTACATTGAAAAGATTATGTTTATGTGTGCCGTTGCCCGACCAATATTTGGCCTAGATGGCAGATGCATCTTTGATGGAAAGTTTGGCATATTTCCTTTCACAACCATGGAAGCAACACAACGGAATTCAAAAAACAGAATGAAAGGTACCATGGAAGTGAAGCCAATCACAGCAGCTACTAAGGAAGTGATGAAATGTTGCCTTTTAAAAGAGGTCAGCtgttactttttctttttattactgTCTGCTATCAGAAACTGTTACAGTTTCATCATTTAGCCCTTTATCTTGGCAGATGATCCCAAACTTTAAAGCTAAGTGGCCAGTGggagcaaacaagcacatataTATATCCAACAAGACAATGCAAAACCCCACATAAAACCCAATGATCCAGACTTTTTAGCGGTTGCAAATACTGATGGTTTTAAATTCCAACTAGTATGCCAGCCTGCTAATTCGCCGGATACAAATGTCAATGACCTAGGGTTTTTCAGAGCAATACAGACATTGAAAGATCAAAAACCAGCAGGGAATGTGGAGGAGTTACTCAAGAATGTTAAAGATGCATATGATGAATACCCACCAGAGAAGTTAAATCATGTGTTCATTACTTTGCAAAGTTGTTACCATGAAATCATCAAGGCAAGGGGTGGGAATGACTACAAAATTCCACACATGAACAAAGAAAGACTCTCAAGACTGGGGTTGTTACCAGATTGCATTCAAGTTGAAGAAACACTTGTAAGGGAAACACTACAGTTCCTGGAGTTGGATGCAAGTGCAGAGGGAGAAATTTACAACCTTGGAGCAGTCATAGAAGGGCTGGAGCAGGTGGACATTACTGAATAGGCTGTATAGATTAGGGCAGGGTTTACACATACAAACATAATGAACAATCTTTTGATGTGTTTGTAATGTAAATCATTTTTTGTAAGCATATTAGTCTCTACCATTTCTTTAGCATCATTGACTGCAGAATTTTGTTTATATTCAACCTCCAAGAGTGAATTGATGGCTGAATACAAACAACcctcagactataaagtcatcaCAGGGTCAGCTTACTTATACAGACTAGAGAGATACCCAATTGGCACCAGAGATACACAAATTGGCACCTTAGATGCACAATTGGCACCACAAACATACATTCGGCAGCAAATCCCTACCAAAGACAACACCAATACAGCAAACACACATTCGGCAGCAAACAAATCATAGATACACAGATAagaaggcatcaccagccaatCCCCATCAAAGCACAACAACATAGAATAacaaggcatcaccagccaatCTCACCAAAGAAAACAACAATCACAGAACGAAATCACCTTAATCTACTCCGATTCAGAGCGAGGGAGGGAGGCTGCCTCGGTTCCCAGCAGCATCCATGGCGCCGCTTCGGATTCCGGTGGCGACGACTCCGATCCGGTGAGAGGGAGCAATCACGGCACTACACACAAATCGTAAGCCCCAGTTTCAGTTTCAGGCACAATCGACTCTGATCCAGAGAGAGGGAGGCACGCCGCTATGGATTTCGGCAGCAACCATGGCGCCGCTTCGGATTCGGGCACGAAATCAACCGATTCAGAGAGATCGGGAAGAGGAAATTCAGTTTCTGGCACAATCGTCTCCCGCAAAACAAATCCATCCAGATAATCCATAAAAATGCCCTCCATCGACGAAGATGGAGGAGATTTGGATGGAGGTGGATTCATGAATCGAGAGTCTCAAGATCGGGAGAGAGAGGAAGCGGCGCTAGGGTTTTCAGAATggagagtgagagaggaagCGGCGCTAGGGTTCGAAAGAATGGAGAGGCCAAAAAATAGGGTAGAATACTTAAAATAGGGAGAGAGTAATTAGGTGTTAATCAAGATTTAATTAACTGTTTTTAAAAAAGGGGTGGGGTAATGAATGGCAAAGGGTAGCAATTTTAATTAAAGAGGGAGGGTAAAAGGCTACAAAAAGCAAAACAGGGCATTCAATTGTGGACACTTTTTTAAAGGCCAAATAGGGCACtgaatcatggacggagggagtacattttttaatcttcgtGTCCAATTATTTTGgatagggctggtaaaccggtgcAGGTTTTTCTGttaaaaccgtaaccgaacTGAAAAAACCGGTTATCAGTTAACCGAAAACCGGTTTTtcccggttcggttcggttatcggttagtacTCTCACAGTAAACcgattaatcggtttaaccggtcggttaatCGTTTAAATTAAACCGATTAGccgtttttttaaaattaattaatttataattttttttggttctaaataagcataaaaaattagttggtggagtggatagGACCTCATCTTTCTTTGAAAGGCCAAGGTTCGAATCCCACTTTCTACAAATTCATTAATTTCGaattttttgggattaattcggttattcggttaaccgggTTAACCGATTAATTCTGGGCGAAATTAAAATCACCGAATTAATCGATTTGACACCGaaccggttattcggttaaccggtcCGTAAATCGGTTCGATTTCCGGTTACTCCACAGGGCTAATTCGGTTACGGTCAACCGGTAAACGACCGGTTTACTAGCCCTAATTTTGGATAATTCaaagtgggacggaaggagtaatatgAACTCTATAACATcaaactaaattaattaaacaataattatatacaaaaataatactaatataaataatttgaatcataatttaaaatttaaaaaataattgcattatacaaaaataatactaatataaataatttgaatcataatttaaaatccCGTCGAAATTTGACGGCTTATACACTAGTTTTACTTAAAATTATAAGGAATAGTCAAGCGACTCCTATATTTTTGGAAATTTGGATAACCCTCATTTCCCATTCCCGCCCCCTCCCTCCAATAAAAGGGGGCCAAATTGAAATTTTGGCCAatgatttcatttcatttcacgATATTCAGAATATTTTTTaaggaaattagggttttgttttgttttctggAGCATAATTCTCCAATGGCGGTAAATCGAATAACCGTCTCCAGCTGTGAACTCATTTGTGTGGGCGAAGTATTTGTAGTTTTGTGTGAATATTTTCGAACAGAGATGTATAGATTGAATTTGATTAAGCATCTTATTTTGTGCATACATCTTTCTGTATTTATGGGCTCATTACCTTACGGTTTTCTGTTTGTAATGGGATTTTTTTTCTTGGGAAATTGGATTATATCtttgtgtattttgtgtgtgcAAATTCAGAAACCATTGATGCATTAAGTGTATTATTGCAAATATGTTGCCcttgtattttaatttgattgaaGAAACTGAATTTATCTGGAGATACTGTTTGTAGTCTATTAATTTCTTTCTCGTGATTGTTAATTATAGTTGCTCTTACACGATCACCCTCCATTATGTAGGTGTTGGATGTACGTGTTGGAAATGTGCAAAAATCATGCCTGTATAATTATTGCTTATAGATAAGGATATTCTATGTGTTTATTTGTCTTCCTAATTTGGATTTTGGTTAGAAAAGATTCTATATTTGTATCTTATAATTGCAAATTCACACTAATTGTGCTTATGTACACACTTATTATGTATGACTGCTTGTGCATAGTAAACAACCTTCTTGTTATAATAATTAGTTTGAGGGGGCAAGCTCTGTTTTGGTGGCTTCAGTGTGGAATGGTTCCTGTGATGATTGGCAATGAAGAATTAAGTACACTGAAACACATATAATGTGAATGAGAATGGTGAAGATTgatgtaattttatttgtaagGGGTGGTATATGAAAAGAGAAATCgtaagaaacaaaataaatttgagatatttgtaatattGTTGAAGATTGGGCAAATTTGTCACATCCAgcacaacaaattaaatggtttTAAATAAGTTTTTTCAGACTCAAACAATCATCTACTACTCTTACAGATGCCTGATGGAGATTAGGGGGTTCGAGGACCCCTTTCTCATAATCCAATGCATTTTTGAATTGgattattaaaagtaacataGGGTTGTTTGGAATAGTTCAAATATTTCGCTAGCAAACACGGAATTTGAGCCTTTTTTGGCTATAAAGCGCCAACTATTACAGCAGTTTAGCGCATCTTCCGCATATTGAACCTGAGCTTAATAGCTTTTTATTACTTGTCGTTATATACTTTTGACAAGATTATAGCTGTATCTGACGAATCATAGTTTTTGATTCAAAAACCTGGTCTAGGAGATATATTTCTGTgctaaattctagttttagagTTTTGGTAGTGAAAATGGCTAGAACAGAAGTAATGGTTGGTGAGAGTATCCAAAAAGGCAAGGGCGTGAGGAAAAGGCGTCAAGAGGGAGGAAAGTATGCTCGATACTCAGAAGATCAGATTGAGGTTCTTGAGAAAGCTTATGCTGTGTGCTCAAATCCAACCCATTTCCAGCGGCAACAGATTATGCGTGACCAACCTGCTCTGAGGGGCATTGACCACAAACAACTTAAAGTCTGGTTCCAAAACCgcaggtgattttttttttctcttctggTTTTTCATCTTTCCTCAGGTAAACAATTTACTGATGTTTTTCCTTTTGCCATCTCATTCATGATTCATATATAGTTATGATTTatctatgtttttttttatatatttgatgattttagagCAGTAGTAATTTGGTTATGCTGATTCAGATGAGATGCTTAAATGCTGGCCAATCAGCCTTAAATTTTCATAACACATTTATGTCATTGTTGACTACCTTTATTAGTCATCAATATATTCCGCGGTTCATGTTAATCTACCAGGTCATTTGAATATTGCTCCGAGTATTTCAGATAATCACATACTTGGAaatattattaaactaaaaactTACCAGTTTGACAGTGAAAGGTAACTTCATCATTCAATGTTCAACTCACCGAAGCCAAAAACATTTTAGGATGCTGACCCAGTACGGGTTACATAGCCATCTGCATTTATAACTTTCTGTCAACTCTAGAAAAGCaacattcaaattttattttggaactcatttcaaatatatttttctgTCCTGGTTTGTAAGTGTTAACAGATAGAGACTGATTGCAGGAGGGCTATTAGTTTCCTTTAAGGACTGAATAGTGTTCTCTCGAGTTTCAGTCAAGATTAAACTTAAGGTAAAATACTTCTTTGACTGGTTTTCTCTTTTCAGATGTCGCGAAAAGCAGAAGAAAGAAAGTGGTGATGTTGCATCAGAAAACAGGCGGCTGAACGAAGCGAACAAGATGTTAAAGGAAGAGAATGATGGTTTGCAGAAAAAACTAACCCAACTAATAAGTGAGAATGGGCAGTTGCGGAACCAAGTCCTCGGTGTATGTTATAAATTACCTAAAATGAGCACTACATATACTGAAAACATCTTTAAAGTTACTATTTGTTGGTGCAAAATTTAACTACATGACCTCTCTAACTAGCTAGTAATCTGTCTGAGACAGTATTATGCGTATACTTTGAATTATGTAATCAGTTTTTGCAGTGAAGTTATATGTCCTTAAGTTTATATATGATCTGGAACTTATTTAAGGATCAGTACCAATTCTTTCAAAATTAGCAAATGATCTTGAGGAAATCTTTTCTGATACACCTCCATTTGACTTGCAAAATATATCATTATATATCTATGAACTACTACCTGATACCAGATGTGTTAATTGATAATAGTTCTCTTGGTTAGACATGAGTCATATGGGATTCATGGGCACCTCAATGGCAAGCTGATTCTCCTCATGGTTTTAATCTCTTTCTCTGTACTAGGCTGACACAAGCAGCTATAGCCAGTACATTAGATTTGTCACTATGCTGAAAGATCAAATGTTCATCCTCCCATGTAACATGGATGTTGTGTTGCTATTCTGGAATAAAGTGGTCATCTTGCTTGATATAGTTCTATAAAGTGGAAGTCAGTTTGTGATCATACTAGGATGGTTATGTGATTGTCACACTTGATTTCAGAATTTTATTCTGTATATAAAGTAATTGAAACTCTATCAGCTTCTTATCTAAGAATAACTTTGGTGCAGTTAACTTCTACCATTTCCACCTACCAATTGGGCCATCAGCCTGAAGCTAGTAATCCTCAGCTGCCTGTTATTGTTGCTGATAAAGGGTACTACGAGCACCATTATAATTTGTAGATTTAAATAGTTGTCATATTGCACTGATTgcacttttaattttatgatcTTATAGCCTTGTCTCACTGGCTGAGGAAACTAGGAAAGAGTTCCTCTCTAAAGCTATTGGGACTGCTATTAATTGGGTCCCTGTTCCATGGCCAAAGGTTTTGTCTCTTAGCCTTTTATTgagttatttttaaatcatgtCCTGTGCTTCTTGATCCATTCATTAGTTTACGTTTCAGCTGCAAAGCCCTGTTTCAGCTGGCATTATCTACACCTCATCCTCTTGCATTGGAGTGGCAGCACGCGCATATGTTACAGTACCCCTTGAACCTTTTAAGGTAAGACCTGTTATACCTAATAGGACTCGGTAGCTTTATTTTAGATTAGCCTCTTTCTATTTATTCTCTCAATTAGTTATTGAGAAAGACATCAAGAAACTGAACAAGAGAGATGTTCAGGAGCTGTCCTTTAACTTAACCTAGTGCTgttctccgtccacgaaataaactcctacttgcccttaaatatttgtccatgaaataaactcatactctgctttttggacaattataccctcccttatTTCCTACATTTATTATTTCTTACTATTCATGGGCCCAccccacaacacctttatcatttttatattatatatttacttacATTTACCATTCATGGGCCCACACCACAttacctttatcacttttatattctatatttgcTACTCTTTATCACTTATGGGCccacacacaacacctttatcacttttgGTCAACTACCCTTTTATCTCACCCACaacacatttttcagctttcttagtctccgtgccaaACCCCAATTGGGAGcttatttcatggacggagggagtactaattttgGCATGACCTCACATCAATCCCATAAAACGAACTTCACTTCACTTTAGTTTGCGATTTTCTTTGCTTCATTTGCTTTATATGCAGATAATTGAAATCTTCAAAGACCGGGCCTCCTGGTCTCGACATTGCCGTAATATGGATGTCATTGCTCGATTTCCTGCAAACAACGGGGGAACCATTGAGCTAATCTATACACAGGTAAGCAAAAAGTGAATATTCACTAAAATAATAGCATGAATGATTTTATAATGAAATCTTATTTTGAACTAG is a window encoding:
- the LOC130998210 gene encoding uncharacterized protein LOC130998210, producing MTVMSTNLGVSKSLIHKWVKEKKLKPHTNAIKPFLTPQNRLSRLKWSLNKLSSITEDGFIKFQSMYNTIHIDEKWFYRTKTNDRYYILPNEEEPYRTCKSKRYIEKIMFMCAVARPIFGLDGRCIFDGKFGIFPFTTMEATQRNSKNRMKGTMEVKPITAATKEVMKCCLLKEPANSPDTNVNDLGFFRAIQTLKDQKPAGNVEELLKNVKDAYDEYPPEKLNHVFITLQSCYHEIIKARGGNDYKIPHMNKERLSRLGLLPDCIQVEETLVRETLQFLELDASAEGEIYNLGAVIEGLEQVDITE